Proteins encoded within one genomic window of Lampris incognitus isolate fLamInc1 chromosome 1, fLamInc1.hap2, whole genome shotgun sequence:
- the psmd10 gene encoding 26S proteasome non-ATPase regulatory subunit 10 gives MMESSVSNVEICNLAYTGQFEKLKQCIFTDKTLACKTDQDHRTALHWACSAGHTDIVQFLLDLGVEVNLQDDASWTPLHIAASAGREDIVRALISKGAQLNSVNQNGCTPLHYAASKDRYEIALLLLENGADPNATDKLESTPLHRASAKGNYRLIQLLLKQSASTNIQDSQGNTPLHLACDEERVEAAKLLVEHGASIYIENKEEKTPLQIAKGGLATILRRIVEG, from the exons ATGATGGAAAGTTCCGTGTCTAATGTTGAGATTTGTAATCTCGCCTACACGGGACAGTTTGAAAAATTAAAACAGTGTATTTTTACAGATAAAACGCTCGCCTGCAAAACTGACCAG GACCACAGAACCGCCCTCCACTGGGCATGTTCGGCTGGCCATACCGATATTGTGCAGTTTCTTCTCGACCTGGGAGTTGAAGTGAATCTACAGGATGAT GCTTCTTGGACTCCTCTTCACATTGCAGCATCTGCAGGCAGAGAGGACATAGTGAGAGCTTTGATATCCAAAGGAGCTCAACTCAATTCTGTAAATCAGAATGGCTGCACCCCGCTGCATTATGCAGCCTCTAAAGACAGATATGAG ATAGCTCTGCTGTTGTTGGAAAACGGAGCAGACCCCAATGCCACAGACAAGCTGGAGTCAACTCCCCTACACAGAGCCTCTGCCAAGGGCAACTACCGCCTGATTCAGCTGCTTCTCAAACAGAGCGCCTCCACCAACATCCAAGATTCACAAGGCAACACAccact CCACCTGGCATGTGATGAGGAGCGTGTAGAGGCAGCCAAGTTGCTGGTGGAACATGGAGCAAGCATCTACATTGAGAACAAGGAGGAGAAGACCCCCCTTCAGAtagccaagggtggtctggccaCCATACTCCGTAGGATTGTAGAAGGGTGA